The genomic DNA TTCGCCGCCGCCCCCTCCGGCATGCCGGGCGTCGAGACGATGGTGCCCCTTCTCATGGCCGCGGTGCGGGAGGGCCGGATCTCCCTTGCATCGGTCATCGAGAAGACCGCCATAAACCCCGCACAGATCCTCGGCATCCCTGCGGCCGGGTTTGTGCCGGGCGAGAGGGCTGATTTTGCCCTGTACCCTGCAAAGACGACGAAGATCGATCCCGCAGCCCTGCATACGAAATGTACCTGGACGCCGTACGAGGGCATGGAGGCAGTCTTCCCGGAGATTGTCGTCATGGGAGGCGCCTGTGTCGTGCGGGAGGGCGAGATCGCCACCGGCACCGCCGGGTCCTGGATCCCGGGCAAGGGCTATATACGCTGACCGCCAAACTATAGAGGCCGATACATGCACATCCATAGGTCCCCGGGCGATCGATTGGCAGAGCCTGGATATGAGCTGCGGGACAACCCGGATGTGCGACAGGCGCGCCCGGTGCGAGGGTTTAAGACCAGGTGAAGAACGGCACATGCCACTGATGATCCATGGTCGTTAGCACCGGGCCACACCGGTGATTCCCGTGACCTCTCTTGACGACGCAGTAACAGGCCCGGACAAGTGTGTCGTGCTCACTCTCGACATCTCTGCCGGGAGTAAGAAGGACTCTTTTCCTGCAGGCTACAACCCCTGGAGGCATGCCCTTGTCTGTCAGGTCGCCGCTCCGGCAGTGGGAGGGAAGGCAAACCGTGCCATCGTCGCTCTGGTTGCGGAGACGATCGGCGTTCCGAAGTCTGCAGTCGGTATTGTTTCCGGTGCCACCTCAACGATCAAGCGGGTCGAGGTGAGGGGCATATCAAGAGATCAGGCAATACAGCGTTTATCCTCTCTTCTTCCCGGATAATTCTCTGGATTCATCCACAATGGTGCGCGCATACCCAAAGGTGGATATATAAGTACTCCGGGATATATCTACTACCATTGTCTATGGGCCGTCATCGTATTTCTCATATGACAGATTCCGGAGGCTTATCATGTATTCATCAGATACGACCAAGTATCTCATTCACATTAATCTCCACGCAGAGGGGGTGGTCGAGAAACCCGACGTAGTCGGTGCCATATTTGGCCAGACTGAAGGGTTGCTCGGCGAAGACCTTGACCTCCGCGATCTCCAGCGGACCGGGCGGGTCGGCAGGATTGATGTCCACATCATGAGTAAGAAGGGCGAGACCAGGGGAGAGATCCTCATCTCCTCCTCCCTCGACCGTGCGGAGACGGCGATCCTTGCGGCGTCCCTGGAGACGATCGACCGGGTCGGCCCCTGCGTCGCACATGCCACAGTCGAGCGGATCGAGGACATCCGCGTGACAAAGAGGAAGCAGATCGTGGAAAGGGCAAAGGAACTGCTGATCACCCACTTTGATGAGTCGGCGATCGACTCCACCGAACTGCTCGACACTGTCAGGGAGTCGCTGCGGATCGAGAAGATCAGTGTCCTCGGCGAGGAACGGGTGCCTGCAGGCCCGAATGTGCTCGACTCGGACGCGATCATCGTCGTGGAGGGTCGGGCCGACGTGATCAACCTCCTCAGGTACGGGATCAAGAATGCCGTTGCCGTGGAGGGGACGAAGGTCCCGGCAGTTATTACGAAACTCTGCGAGATCAAGACGGCTACGGCCTTCTTCGACGGCGACCGCGGCGGCGACCTCATCCTGCGCGAACTCCTCCAGGTCGCCGAAGTCGACTATGTCGCCTTCTGCCCGCGGGGCAAGAGCGTCGAGGAACTGACACGAAAAGAGGTCATCAAGTCCCTGAGAAACAAGGTCCCGACAGAGTACATCAGGGACCAGCTGACCGATACAAAGGAAGAGGCCCCTGCAGAGGCGATCCCTCTTCAGGAAACGATGCCGGTCATTGTCAGCGAGGTGAAAGAGCCCGAAGAGGCGGCTAAGAGCATACCCACGGCACAGCCTGTCATGACCCTCGAACAGCAGATCCTGGAGGTCGAAGGGAGGGGCATGGCACGTTTCCTGACCTCGGATTATACACTGGTGAGCGAGGCGAAGGCCGGCGATGTCGAACGCGCCGTTGAAGAGGTCGATTCGGATACGGCCGGCGTGATCATCGACCGTCCGGTCGATCAGAAACTTATCGATGTCTTCCTTGCGAAGGGACTGGAGTTCATTGCCGCTCCGGAGTTCAGGGATATCGTGAAGAGACCTTTATCTCTCAGGCTCATGAAAATTCGGAAGGCATAGATGGGAGCAAATATATTTATAATAAAATTTCCTATTTCTCTTTCGGGGTTTGGACATGCATAAAGAAGAACTGATTACCCTGCACCAGATCCTTGTCGAGATCAAGGATTATTTCGAGATGATGAATGCCGAGTTGAAGTTCCCGCAGTATTATGCGCTCAAGATCAATCCGTCCCAGATCCACAAGAGCAAACTTGAACACAAACACGCGATCTTCGTCCTCGGGCAGGAGCTCGCCAATGCAATGAAAGATATCGACTATAATGCCTCGTCCCGCATCTCCGCCAGAATGAAGGAACTCTCCGAGAAGACCGAGCGGGAACTCGAAAAGAGTATTGAGCAGTAAAGGGGGGCATGTCCCGAACCCCCCGGGTAGGTCTATGACCTCAGCGCCTGTTCCTTTTCGATCAGGTGACGGGCAAGCATTTTTGGAATAGGGGCCGCCATACAGTGCCAGTTCGGCGTGCCGTTCACTTCAAGAACCGTGTAACTCCCATTCTCGACGAGCAGATCGACGCCGCAGTAATCGGCACCGACGGCGTCGGCCGCACCGCCGGCGACCTCCTGCATCTCGTGATCGATCTCGATCGGCGTCCCGGTCCCTCCCTGGTGAATATTGTGGGTGAGGTGGGCCGACTGCCGGCAGATGGCACCGACGGCCTTTCCTTCGATGACGAAGACCCTGAAGTCCCGGTCGTTTTGCACATATTCCTGGAGATAATAGGGGGCTTCGCCGAACTCGTCGGGCGTGGTGACGAGACGGACGTCGATGCCGTCATAGCCGTAGACCGGTTTGGAGACCGCCTTCCCGTGCCGTGCAAGGAAGTCGGCGGCAAGTTCCCGGGACGCGGTAAAGAGCGTTTCAGGAGAAGGTATCCCTTTTTTGAGAAGGAGCGCCGTCGTCTTGACCTTGCTTGCGCAGGTCGCGATTGCGTCGGGCGAGTTGACGACGAGGTTCTCAAGGGCGAGGACATCCAGACACTCGAACTGGTGAATGTCCTGCTTCATGCCGCATACCCAGATGAGGTCGCCGGCGATGGACGCCGAGAGGGGATCGATGGCGTCGAGGTCAAGGAGGGCATATTCCGTTCCCGCCCGTTTGAGTTCAGAGAGCACCGCAGCAGTCGAGTTGTCGTCGTGGGTGTCTGTCGGTTTGGGTACAATGCGAATCATGGTCTATCCCCGGTCGGGCGGCGATGTCGGCCGCTCTCAGTAAGAGTAGTCTTGCGGGGGAGGGGATGAAGATATCTATATTTTTTCTCCGCCGATCTCGCCCAGACTTGCCTCGGCTTTCTCGACTATCAGCTGCATGGCCTGGATCTTCGTCCGGGCAGTGAGTGTTTCTCCTTTTTTCAGGGCGTCTGATGCTTCCTGGTATAACTTCTCAGCCCTTTCCACCCGCCTTTCCGGTCGCCCCACATCTTCCCCCTTGATCTTGAGAAGGTCGATCTCCTCCCTGACAGCCAGGAGTTCCCTGAAGATATCATGGAGTTCCATGCCGATATCTGCCGTGGCAGGCAGACCTTCATCTCCGGCATCGAGCATCGCCCTCATCTCGTCGTCAATGTCGGTGACCCTCTCGGCGACGAGGAGGGCAAGCGGTGTCGCCTCTCCTGTCGTAAGCCCCTGGCCCTGGAAGGAAACCTCGAGGTCGGGGCCGGAGAGCCTCACCGCGATCTGCCCCTTTTCCTCCCCACAACTGATGGTCATTGGCGAACGGGCCTTCTCCCTCTCGAAGAGCACACTGATGCCGTTCGATTCCAGATCTTCGGCAAGGCGATCCAGGAAAGTGGAATAGGCGCCGGCAAGGCCCCGGGCGTAGTGGATATATGATATGGACATCCCCCGATCCTAAAATATCCCTTTAGGTGATAAGCGTTCCGCCTGCGGTCTGTCATCGCCATTCAGGCACAGGAGGTGGAGGGCCGCACAAGGGTTTTATCCCGGCGGATCGATGTGCCGGCCATGCGCTACTATCCTGCAGGAACAGATCTCCCCTCACCACACGAAGTCAACCTGGCCGTCGAGGAGGCGTTCAGGGAATACGGGGAGGGGCGGGTTCAGATGCCGCCGAAGATCTATGTGACCTTTGAAAAGGGGGATTTCAGGACGATGCCCGCGTACCTGCCGGGCATCGGTATGGCGGGCGTCAAAATTGTCAATGTCCACCCGGAAAACCCGAAGATCGGGTTGCCGACAGTGATGGCCCTCACGGTCATCCTCGACCCCGCCACAGGCATGCCTGAAGCAATCTTGAATGCCACGGCCCTCACCGACCTGCGGACAGGTGCGGCCGGTGCCCTTGCCGCACGCTACCTCTCCCCGAAACGCCGGATCGTTCTCGGCGTCATCGGGAGCGGGAGACAGGCCGCGGCCCAGGTGAACGCAATCGCCGACGTCCTGGAGATCACGGAGGTCAGGGTCTGGAGCAGGACCCCTGCGAATGCGGAGGCCTTCTGCCGCCGGTGCGAGGGCCATGCCTGCGACGCCGTCTCCCTGGAAAAGGCCTGCGACGCCGACGTCATCGTCACGACGACGCCGGTCAGGACGCCGATCATCAGGTCTGAATGGGTCCATGAGGGGACGCACATCAATGCCATCGGTGCCGACGCACCCGGCAAGGAAGAACTCGACCCGGCTATCCTCCTCCGCTCACGCGTCTTCGTGGACGATCCTGCACAGGCCTTTCATTCAGGCGAGATCAATGTGCCGGTCTCTTCCGGACTCTTCACCGCAGAGATGATTGCGGGCACTCTCGGGGACATTGTCTGCGGGAGAAAAAAAAGGGAGAAAAGAGATGAGATTACGCTCTTTGACTCGACCGGCCTTGCGGTCCAGGACCTTGCCATAGCGGCCCTGGTGATGAAGAAGGGGGACGGGATTGCCCTGCCCTTCCCCTGATTCACTCCTCTTTCGGGAGGGGCCGGGCAAACTTCTTCCAGACCTCCTCCCTGTACACCGGCCCCGAGTTGTAGGTGCAGAAGGGGATCAGTCTGCCGTCTGGCGTGGCATAGTGGATGCAGCAGCGCTGGACACGGCTGATGTCGTAGTTGTAGTTGTCCATGAAGTGCATCGTGCCGATGAAAAGCGCGTTCCAGTGGAAGTCCCGCAGGGCGTCGAAATTCTGCGAAACGAGCGTTTTCCCGAGGAGCGTCCAGAACTGTGTCGCACCGCCGTGTTCGCCGTTCGATGCGGAGACGCTCATGTCCCTGACGCCCTCGATGAGCGCCCGGTACTTGTTGATGGTCCCGCCGTCCTTCAGCCTGTCGGTCATCGTCCTGATGGCCTCGAAGAACCCGTCGACGTCGACCATCTCGTTGATCGGGACAAGTCCTTCCTCAGTCACGAAGACATAGGTCGCGGCGCCGCAGTGCTGGTGGGTGGTGAACCTGACCTGCGGTTTTCCGGTGTACGTCTCGACGAGGTCAGAGATCGGGACGACGCAGGGGACAGGGTAGAGGTAACTCTTCTTGATGATGCCGCCGGTCTGCTCCTCTATCTTCTCGGCAAGGTCGGGGATGGTGATCCGCTCTCTTTTGATGTCGTCCTCGCTTGCGGCACCGGTGAAGGCCACCGGCTGGAAGTTGACGCCACGCACGACCTGCACGCGGTCTGCGGCAAACCTGAGGATTGCACCGATCTCATGGTCGTTTCTCCCATTGATGATCGTCGGGACGAGCACGACGCCGAGGCCGACCTTTGCGCAGTTTTTCACGGCATTCAGGCTTGCCTGAAGGATCGGGTTCGTTTCCAGGGTGATGCCGTCGAAGTGCAGATAGACTGTGCTCAGGCCGGCGTCCCTGAGTCCCTGTGCATATGCAGGATCCATTGCGATCTTGATCCCATTCGTTGCGATCTGGACCTGTGAGAACCCGAGTTCCTTTGCCTTTCTGATGATATCGAAGAGGTCGTCGCGCATCGTCGGTTCGCCGCCAGAAAACTGGACGGCCGGCGTGGGAACCGGCTTTTCGCTCTTGAGCATCTTCATCATCTCGACGACCTCGTCGAAGGACGGTTCATAGATAAACCCGCATGCCTGAGCATTGGCGAAACAGAAGTCGCAGTGGAGGTTGCACCGGTTTGTCAGGTCGATATTGGCAAGAAGAGTGGTCGACCTATGGCCTGAGCATATCCCGCAATTTGCCGGGCAGGTGTCGGGTACGGTCTCTTTCTGGGGGTTGGAGACACCGTTTCCCATCTCCTCGAATGCATCGAACCGCCTGTACATCTCTGCATCCGACCAGTAGAGGTGTTTCGCCTCTCCATGCTCCGGGCAGGTACGGGAGATCCAGACCTTCCCGTCCTCCTCGCAAATGTCTGCGTCAAGCACCATTTTGCAAACGGGGCAAAGACTCTTGGTTTTTTTCAGAAGCATATCTCATCCACCGGCATATCTTTACAATAGCGTTTCATATATTGGTTACCTGTGCTATACAGTGATGACACAATGTTTAGAGCGAATTGAGATTTAAACTTAAGTAGAAATTGTGGGGAGAATAATTATTATTATCGATTCGATTATATCCGGTCTGATCGTGGCGATCTGGGTGATGCTGCCGGCCTATGTGCCTAACTCGGCCGCCGCCGCCCTCGGAGGCGGTGCACCCGTGGACATGGGGAAGACCTGGAGCGACGGCCGCAGGGTCCTTGGCGACGGCAAGACCTGGCGGGGTTTTATCCTCGGCGTCGCATGCGGTGTCGCCGTGGGTATCGTCCAGATTGCGGCGAGGGACACCTTCGGGCTCACCTCTCTCCCCGAGCATACGCTCATAACGGTGTGCCTCCTTGCCTTCGGGGCGCTTCTTGGCGATATGGTAAAGAGTTTTATCAAAAGGCGGCTTGGAAAGGAGAGCGGAGAGCAATGGCTCATCGCCGATCAGTATGACCTCGTTGCCGGATCTCTCGGTCTCTTGCTTGTCTTCCAGTACGGCTGGGTCATGGAGAATGTGACTCTCGGGGTCTTTGTCTGGATTCTCATCCTCACGCCCCTCCTCCACCGTGCTGCAAACATCATCGGATATCTCATCGGAGTGAAGAAAGTACCATGGTAAAGGAAATTGCAGAACTGCTCAAAGATCACGGGGCCATTGAGATCGGGGACTTTGTCCTGGCGTCCGGGGCGCGGAGTTCGTATTATCTCGACATCAAGACGGCGATCACCGACCCCGCTCTCCTCCGCCGGATAGGCGAGGCATTTGCAGAGGGGTTCATGTTCGATGTCGTCGCAGGCGTTGCGGTGGGTGCGGTGCCCCTTGCGGTCGCCACCTCGCTTGTATCGGGAAAACCGTACGCCATCATCAGGAAGGAGCAGAAGGACCACGGCAAGAGCGACCTCGTCATCGGCGACGTGAAGGGGAAGGCAGTCCTCCTTGTCGAGGACGTCACCACGTCAGGGGGGTCCGCGCTCTTCGGGGTCAGGGTGCTCAGGGATGCAGGGGCGCGGGTCGTTGCCGTGGCCTCGGTCGTGGACCGGGAGAGCGGGGCGTCCGATACTTTTGCACGGGAGGGGGTGCCCCTCGTCCCGTTGACGACGGCCTCAGAGATGATGAACCTGTAATCATTTATGGGGGAGAGGCATATAATGATGGACATGAAGATTCTTGTTGTGGGCGGTGGCGGCCGGGAGCACGCGATTGCACGGGCCCTATCCTGCAACAGTGGTGTAAAACTCTATACGGCAATGGCCCGGCACAACCCTGGCATTGCGTCTCTCTCTGAGGGCGTTCTCCTCGAAAAAGAGACCAATGTAGGGGCTGTCGCGGATTTTGCAAAGAAGAGCGGTGTCGACTTTGCCATCATCGGGCCCGAGGCACCACTCGAGGCCGGCATTGCCGACACCCTCCAGGAACAGGGTGTCCCCTGCGTCGGACCGACGCGGATGGCGGCACGGCTTGAAACGGACAAGGCGTTCTGCCGTAACATGATGGAGAAGCACGGCATCGCCGGGTGTCCGCACTACCGCGTCTTTCAGGACCCCGGGGAGGCCTGCGAGTACATCGACGCCTATGACGGCGACCTTGTGGTCAAACCGATCGGTCTGACCGGTGGAAAAGGGGTCAAGGTCATGGGCGAGCAGGTGGACCGTGAGGGTGCGAAGAAATATGCCCGCACTCTCCACGGCGTCGTCGTCCTTGAGGAACGGCTTATCGGCGAGGAGTTCACCCTCCAGGCCTTTGTCGACGGGAACCACCTGGTGCCGATGCCCCTTGTGCAGGACCACAAGAGGGCGTACGAAGGGGATAGCGGCCCGAATACCGGGGGAATGGGGACGTACTCCCTTGAGGATCATCTCCTGCCCTTTGTGACGCCGTCAGACTACCGCGACGCCCTTGAGATCATGCGGAACGCCGTTGCGGCGATGATCGCCGAGGGCCAGCCGTACCGCGGCATTCTCTACGGTCAGTTCATGAACACGCGGGACGGCCCGAAGGTCGTGGAGTTCAACTCGCGCTTCGGCGACCCCGAGGCGATGAATGTCCTCTCTCTCATCAGGAGCGACTTTGCCGAGGTCCTCTGCCGGATCATCGACGGGACGCTCTCGCCCGCTCATGTGGACTTCGCAAAGCAGGCGACGGTCTGCAAGTACCTCGTGCCTCAGGGTTATCCTGACACACCGGTCGCCGGAGCGCCGATCGAGGTCGGGGACTATGGCGACGCCCTGCTGTACTATGCGAATGTCGGCGAAAAGGACGGGAAGCTGACGACCCTCACTTCACGGACGATGGCCTTCGTCGGGCTCGGCGACAGCCTTGAAGAGGCCGAGGCAAAGGCCGAAAAGGCGGCGGCGGCGGTGAAAGGCGGCGTGTGGTACAGACACGATATCGGCAAGACCTCCCTCCTCGACAGGAGGATTGCACATATGAAGGGGATACGATGAAGAAGGATTTTCTGACGCTTCTTGACGCGGACGCCACCGAGATAGAGGAGATCCTCGACGAGGCCGAGAGGCTCAAGGCGCTCAGGGCAGAGGGAACTCCTCATACCCTTCTGGCCGGGAAGAGCCTTGCCATGATCTTCGAGAAGGCCTCGACGCGGACGCGTGTCTCTTTCGAGGCAGGGATGCACGACCTCGGGGGCCATGCCCTCTTCCTCAACCCCCACGACCTCCAGCTCGGCCGGGGCGAAATGCTCAGGGACACGGCGCGTGTGCTCTCCAGGTATGTCTCGGCCATCATGATCCGGGCCTACAAGCACAGCACCCTCGAAGAGTTCGCGAAGTATTCGTCGGTGCCGGTCATCAACGGCCTCTCCGATATCGCACACCCCTGCCAGGTGCTTGCCGACCTCCTGACCTTGCGCGAGCGCTTCTCCTCCCTGGACGGACTGAGGCTTGCATGGATCGGGGACGGGAACAATGTCTGCAACTCGATGCTCCTTGCCGCGGCCTATACGGGTATGGAACTGAGGATCGCATGTCCTTCGGGATATAACCCCGACGCCGGGATCCTGGAGGAGGCCAGGGTGCGGGGTGCGAAGGTTGCATTCTTCTCCACGCCTGAAGAGGCGGCAGAGGACGCACACGCCCTTTACACCGACGTATGGGTCTCGATGGGCAACGAGGCCGAACGGGAAGAGCGTCTCAGGGCCTTCCAGGGCTATACGATCACCTCCGGCGTCGTGGCGCGTGCCGAACCCGACGCCGTGGTGATGCACTGCC from Methanofollis sp. includes the following:
- the tes gene encoding tetraether lipid synthase Tes; protein product: MLLKKTKSLCPVCKMVLDADICEEDGKVWISRTCPEHGEAKHLYWSDAEMYRRFDAFEEMGNGVSNPQKETVPDTCPANCGICSGHRSTTLLANIDLTNRCNLHCDFCFANAQACGFIYEPSFDEVVEMMKMLKSEKPVPTPAVQFSGGEPTMRDDLFDIIRKAKELGFSQVQIATNGIKIAMDPAYAQGLRDAGLSTVYLHFDGITLETNPILQASLNAVKNCAKVGLGVVLVPTIINGRNDHEIGAILRFAADRVQVVRGVNFQPVAFTGAASEDDIKRERITIPDLAEKIEEQTGGIIKKSYLYPVPCVVPISDLVETYTGKPQVRFTTHQHCGAATYVFVTEEGLVPINEMVDVDGFFEAIRTMTDRLKDGGTINKYRALIEGVRDMSVSASNGEHGGATQFWTLLGKTLVSQNFDALRDFHWNALFIGTMHFMDNYNYDISRVQRCCIHYATPDGRLIPFCTYNSGPVYREEVWKKFARPLPKEE
- a CDS encoding RimK family alpha-L-glutamate ligase; its protein translation is MIRIVPKPTDTHDDNSTAAVLSELKRAGTEYALLDLDAIDPLSASIAGDLIWVCGMKQDIHQFECLDVLALENLVVNSPDAIATCASKVKTTALLLKKGIPSPETLFTASRELAADFLARHGKAVSKPVYGYDGIDVRLVTTPDEFGEAPYYLQEYVQNDRDFRVFVIEGKAVGAICRQSAHLTHNIHQGGTGTPIEIDHEMQEVAGGAADAVGADYCGVDLLVENGSYTVLEVNGTPNWHCMAAPIPKMLARHLIEKEQALRS
- the argF gene encoding ornithine carbamoyltransferase; translated protein: MKKDFLTLLDADATEIEEILDEAERLKALRAEGTPHTLLAGKSLAMIFEKASTRTRVSFEAGMHDLGGHALFLNPHDLQLGRGEMLRDTARVLSRYVSAIMIRAYKHSTLEEFAKYSSVPVINGLSDIAHPCQVLADLLTLRERFSSLDGLRLAWIGDGNNVCNSMLLAAAYTGMELRIACPSGYNPDAGILEEARVRGAKVAFFSTPEEAAEDAHALYTDVWVSMGNEAEREERLRAFQGYTITSGVVARAEPDAVVMHCLPAHRGEEIAEDVLEGPQSIVWDQAENRLHAQKALLVKLIR
- the purD gene encoding phosphoribosylamine--glycine ligase; this translates as MDMKILVVGGGGREHAIARALSCNSGVKLYTAMARHNPGIASLSEGVLLEKETNVGAVADFAKKSGVDFAIIGPEAPLEAGIADTLQEQGVPCVGPTRMAARLETDKAFCRNMMEKHGIAGCPHYRVFQDPGEACEYIDAYDGDLVVKPIGLTGGKGVKVMGEQVDREGAKKYARTLHGVVVLEERLIGEEFTLQAFVDGNHLVPMPLVQDHKRAYEGDSGPNTGGMGTYSLEDHLLPFVTPSDYRDALEIMRNAVAAMIAEGQPYRGILYGQFMNTRDGPKVVEFNSRFGDPEAMNVLSLIRSDFAEVLCRIIDGTLSPAHVDFAKQATVCKYLVPQGYPDTPVAGAPIEVGDYGDALLYYANVGEKDGKLTTLTSRTMAFVGLGDSLEEAEAKAEKAAAAVKGGVWYRHDIGKTSLLDRRIAHMKGIR
- a CDS encoding UPF0058 family protein encodes the protein MHKEELITLHQILVEIKDYFEMMNAELKFPQYYALKINPSQIHKSKLEHKHAIFVLGQELANAMKDIDYNASSRISARMKELSEKTERELEKSIEQ
- the dnaG gene encoding DNA primase DnaG — its product is MYSSDTTKYLIHINLHAEGVVEKPDVVGAIFGQTEGLLGEDLDLRDLQRTGRVGRIDVHIMSKKGETRGEILISSSLDRAETAILAASLETIDRVGPCVAHATVERIEDIRVTKRKQIVERAKELLITHFDESAIDSTELLDTVRESLRIEKISVLGEERVPAGPNVLDSDAIIVVEGRADVINLLRYGIKNAVAVEGTKVPAVITKLCEIKTATAFFDGDRGGDLILRELLQVAEVDYVAFCPRGKSVEELTRKEVIKSLRNKVPTEYIRDQLTDTKEEAPAEAIPLQETMPVIVSEVKEPEEAAKSIPTAQPVMTLEQQILEVEGRGMARFLTSDYTLVSEAKAGDVERAVEEVDSDTAGVIIDRPVDQKLIDVFLAKGLEFIAAPEFRDIVKRPLSLRLMKIRKA
- a CDS encoding DUF167 domain-containing protein, which translates into the protein MTSLDDAVTGPDKCVVLTLDISAGSKKDSFPAGYNPWRHALVCQVAAPAVGGKANRAIVALVAETIGVPKSAVGIVSGATSTIKRVEVRGISRDQAIQRLSSLLPG
- a CDS encoding CDP-2,3-bis-(O-geranylgeranyl)-sn-glycerol synthase, whose amino-acid sequence is MLPAYVPNSAAAALGGGAPVDMGKTWSDGRRVLGDGKTWRGFILGVACGVAVGIVQIAARDTFGLTSLPEHTLITVCLLAFGALLGDMVKSFIKRRLGKESGEQWLIADQYDLVAGSLGLLLVFQYGWVMENVTLGVFVWILILTPLLHRAANIIGYLIGVKKVPW
- a CDS encoding ornithine cyclodeaminase family protein (catalyzes the interconversion of alanine and pyruvate), which codes for MRYYPAGTDLPSPHEVNLAVEEAFREYGEGRVQMPPKIYVTFEKGDFRTMPAYLPGIGMAGVKIVNVHPENPKIGLPTVMALTVILDPATGMPEAILNATALTDLRTGAAGALAARYLSPKRRIVLGVIGSGRQAAAQVNAIADVLEITEVRVWSRTPANAEAFCRRCEGHACDAVSLEKACDADVIVTTTPVRTPIIRSEWVHEGTHINAIGADAPGKEELDPAILLRSRVFVDDPAQAFHSGEINVPVSSGLFTAEMIAGTLGDIVCGRKKREKRDEITLFDSTGLAVQDLAIAALVMKKGDGIALPFP
- the pyrE gene encoding orotate phosphoribosyltransferase, with amino-acid sequence MVKEIAELLKDHGAIEIGDFVLASGARSSYYLDIKTAITDPALLRRIGEAFAEGFMFDVVAGVAVGAVPLAVATSLVSGKPYAIIRKEQKDHGKSDLVIGDVKGKAVLLVEDVTTSGGSALFGVRVLRDAGARVVAVASVVDRESGASDTFAREGVPLVPLTTASEMMNL